The Methanoregula boonei 6A8 genome has a window encoding:
- a CDS encoding 4Fe-4S dicluster domain-containing protein gives MVFAVQIKTYHRTGCSNCVVACPVDALELHPVVPEQTEPICTVRESVPTLPGCNEVLPARCRVCVQMCPHDNIRLTGPWETRAKAKVQ, from the coding sequence ATGGTATTTGCTGTGCAGATCAAGACCTACCACCGCACCGGCTGTAGCAATTGTGTTGTTGCATGTCCTGTGGACGCGCTGGAACTGCATCCGGTAGTTCCGGAGCAAACCGAACCTATCTGCACCGTCCGGGAGAGTGTACCGACGCTCCCGGGCTGTAACGAGGTGCTCCCTGCCAGATGCAGGGTATGCGTCCAGATGTGTCCGCATGATAATATCAGGCTGACAGGGCCCTGGGAGACCAGAGCAAAGGCAAAGGTGCAATAG
- the fhcD gene encoding formylmethanofuran--tetrahydromethanopterin N-formyltransferase, with product MEINGVTIDDTYAEAFPTWVCRVIITAVTKDWALKAATEATGFATSAIGCPCEAGIESILSGSETPDGRPGVSILICASKKKLKEQVVERLAECVLTAPTTAVFNGITDAEEKIPVKLHFFGDGYEYQKEVGGRKCWVIPIMNGEYVGEEEFGIVKGVAGGNFFIMGENQMAALVAAEAAVDAIDEVKGVITSFPGGIVASGSKVGSLKYKFMPASTNEKYCPTLREKVADTKIPAGVKAVYEIVIDGVDEKSVAAAMGAGVRAAVKVPGVKFISAGNFGGSLGPFKIELFKVI from the coding sequence ATGGAAATCAACGGCGTAACAATTGACGATACCTATGCGGAGGCATTCCCCACCTGGGTCTGCCGGGTGATCATCACCGCAGTGACAAAGGACTGGGCTCTTAAGGCGGCAACAGAAGCAACCGGGTTTGCGACATCTGCGATTGGCTGCCCGTGCGAAGCCGGCATCGAAAGCATCCTTTCCGGCAGTGAGACCCCCGATGGAAGGCCGGGCGTTTCGATCCTTATCTGCGCAAGCAAGAAAAAACTCAAGGAACAGGTTGTTGAACGCCTTGCCGAGTGCGTCCTGACGGCCCCCACGACCGCAGTCTTTAACGGCATCACCGACGCTGAGGAAAAAATCCCGGTCAAGCTGCATTTCTTTGGTGACGGGTATGAGTACCAGAAAGAAGTAGGCGGAAGGAAATGCTGGGTTATCCCGATCATGAACGGCGAATATGTCGGTGAAGAGGAATTCGGCATCGTGAAAGGCGTTGCCGGTGGCAACTTCTTTATCATGGGCGAGAACCAGATGGCCGCCCTTGTGGCAGCCGAGGCCGCCGTAGATGCAATTGATGAGGTCAAAGGAGTTATCACCAGTTTCCCCGGTGGGATCGTGGCGAGCGGCTCCAAGGTAGGCAGCCTGAAGTACAAGTTCATGCCCGCATCAACAAACGAGAAGTACTGCCCCACGCTCCGTGAGAAAGTGGCAGATACCAAGATCCCGGCAGGTGTCAAAGCTGTATACGAGATTGTGATCGATGGCGTTGACGAAAAGAGTGTTGCCGCGGCGATGGGTGCCGGTGTCAGGGCAGCAGTCAAGGTGCCGGGAGTGAAGTTTATCTCGGCCGGCAACTTCGGCGGGAGCCTTGGGCCGTTCAAGATCGAGCTTTTCAAGGTTATTTAA
- the mmp11 gene encoding methanogenesis marker protein 11, whose amino-acid sequence MVNISDPYVIRYPQIVAVADESGSSVELVEFFDCIGGAMWTQHHYAKSPLVTGVRCVGSSTRFLLRPGTVDLALEGSRFPAGISGVSVTGDEIAVTYIGMGGGGVGATSCRAAARGVLREQCDPSGGGKVASATLWLPRRQRLLIGVDDTDTAEAGATWTLVHNIARAVEDEQSAYLSHTIVQLFPVAYRTKNCVSLVTEFATTEPERLIERFRELLQKYTLSQKTGMAVYTGFSPSDELVEYGRSVKRGEVAPDRVQNIRDPRLRIVMNGRGITGAVAALPFFTRYEEALELCSGKN is encoded by the coding sequence ATGGTGAACATCTCTGATCCCTATGTGATCCGCTACCCGCAGATCGTTGCGGTAGCGGATGAGTCCGGAAGCAGCGTTGAACTTGTCGAGTTCTTCGATTGTATCGGGGGGGCGATGTGGACCCAGCACCACTATGCCAAGAGCCCTCTGGTTACCGGCGTCCGGTGCGTGGGCTCCTCTACCCGGTTCCTGCTCCGGCCAGGTACTGTGGATCTTGCGCTCGAAGGATCCCGGTTCCCGGCCGGAATCTCCGGGGTCTCGGTTACCGGGGACGAGATCGCGGTGACCTATATCGGTATGGGTGGTGGTGGTGTCGGGGCAACCAGCTGCCGTGCAGCGGCACGGGGCGTGCTCCGGGAACAGTGCGATCCATCCGGCGGAGGAAAAGTGGCGAGTGCCACGCTTTGGCTGCCCCGCCGGCAGCGGCTCCTGATCGGTGTGGATGATACGGATACTGCTGAGGCGGGGGCCACATGGACCCTTGTCCACAATATCGCACGGGCCGTGGAGGATGAACAATCCGCATATCTCTCTCATACGATAGTCCAGCTCTTCCCGGTAGCGTACCGGACCAAGAACTGCGTAAGCCTGGTAACTGAGTTTGCCACCACCGAACCGGAACGTCTTATCGAACGGTTCAGGGAACTGCTCCAGAAGTACACCCTCTCACAAAAGACCGGCATGGCAGTTTATACCGGTTTCTCTCCTTCAGATGAACTCGTGGAATACGGGAGGAGCGTAAAACGGGGCGAAGTGGCGCCGGATCGCGTGCAGAATATCAGGGATCCCCGTCTCCGTATCGTCATGAACGGTCGGGGGATTACGGGAGCAGTTGCGGCCCTGCCATTCTTTACCCGGTACGAGGAGGCACTGGAACTATGCAGTGGGAAGAACTAA
- a CDS encoding radical SAM protein yields MQWEELKAQLLEAGSARLSGEPAEDYIAQSTAGPGAGGKGAVFFTMGSHRVKFAINPTSPIEIVHRGNGVADLYFGERQIPGNLLRPGLHCPDQAFITVTEGCIFSCRYCSVPQMPARRKTVEEIMGLVESVRHRISAISLTSGVMGSIEEEEAYVCEVIDHLRFFSLPIGVSVYPTDQTPGRLRALGVAEVKFNIETATPDLFAKICPGLDYNHVWQVLDRSVELFGKGRVFSNVIVGLGETDAEMEACINQLASHGVIPVLRPLNPVAGCAGMPRPPADRLRRLFSIHRQALARAGLDTAGALTMCTTCAGCDLVPGRDE; encoded by the coding sequence ATGCAGTGGGAAGAACTAAAGGCACAGCTGCTCGAAGCCGGCTCTGCCCGGCTGAGCGGCGAACCCGCGGAAGATTATATTGCCCAGTCTACCGCAGGGCCGGGAGCCGGAGGAAAAGGGGCGGTCTTCTTTACTATGGGCAGCCACCGGGTCAAGTTTGCGATCAATCCCACATCACCCATCGAAATTGTCCACCGGGGAAATGGTGTTGCCGATCTCTATTTCGGGGAACGCCAGATCCCGGGAAATCTCCTGCGGCCGGGGCTTCACTGTCCTGACCAGGCATTTATCACGGTCACCGAGGGCTGTATTTTTTCCTGTCGCTACTGCTCCGTTCCTCAGATGCCGGCGCGACGCAAGACCGTGGAAGAGATCATGGGGCTGGTAGAATCGGTCCGGCACCGCATCAGTGCTATCTCTCTTACCAGCGGTGTAATGGGAAGCATTGAGGAGGAAGAGGCCTATGTCTGCGAGGTGATTGATCACCTGCGGTTCTTTAGCCTGCCTATAGGGGTGTCCGTTTACCCGACTGACCAGACCCCGGGGAGGCTTCGTGCCCTTGGTGTGGCAGAGGTAAAGTTCAACATTGAGACGGCCACCCCGGATCTCTTTGCAAAGATCTGTCCCGGGCTCGATTACAATCATGTCTGGCAGGTCCTTGACCGGTCCGTGGAACTCTTTGGGAAAGGCAGGGTCTTTTCCAATGTCATCGTCGGGCTTGGAGAGACAGATGCAGAGATGGAGGCCTGCATCAACCAGCTCGCCTCACACGGAGTGATCCCGGTGCTCCGGCCGCTCAACCCAGTTGCAGGTTGTGCCGGGATGCCCCGGCCGCCCGCTGACCGGCTCCGGCGGCTCTTCAGTATCCACCGCCAGGCCCTTGCCCGGGCTGGACTTGACACTGCCGGGGCCCTTACCATGTGTACAACCTGTGCAGGCTGCGATCTCGTGCCCGGGAGGGACGAATGA
- a CDS encoding thiamine pyrophosphate-dependent enzyme has protein sequence MKGTEALAAAISSGTDRQYTVPGYPITELGALTGAELVINEKTALEYALGDSLAGRRAAVIVKHVGMNACADPLVQATVQGIRGGVLLVAGDDPESKGSQTAQDSRYYGELAELPVIEPDENTCFTGVEAALTASETFSRVALLRLTPHLLDAEVDGEPVPRNNKSGRIADPALTMHGRATAANEIYRAMFAWSDVSPLNRWKGGTLGAGSAPGDSRIVTVNPVSSRAREISEIHEIGRPFVRDHRTVAAPGPQGKPESRNDRGFSRTFCITCPYLPLLRLLKERGMQVICDAGCSVFSLNPPYELGLASYGMGASIAVAARSTHVALIGDYALLHSGINALIDVYEKRRPLLCIVMKNHCAAMTGGQTVSDPVPYIRWADPVVCPAGDEHRLREVIRAPDAPMTVVVEADCPKGAHHETVEC, from the coding sequence ATGAAGGGGACCGAGGCGCTTGCCGCGGCCATATCCTCCGGGACGGACCGGCAGTATACCGTCCCGGGGTATCCTATCACGGAACTTGGTGCATTGACCGGGGCCGAGCTGGTCATAAACGAGAAGACGGCCCTCGAATATGCGCTGGGCGATTCCCTTGCCGGACGGCGCGCAGCAGTGATTGTAAAGCATGTGGGGATGAATGCCTGCGCCGATCCGCTTGTCCAGGCAACGGTACAGGGTATCCGGGGGGGTGTCCTCCTTGTGGCCGGTGACGATCCCGAGTCAAAAGGCTCCCAGACCGCGCAGGACTCCCGGTATTACGGGGAACTGGCGGAACTCCCCGTGATCGAACCCGATGAGAATACCTGTTTTACCGGCGTTGAAGCAGCGCTTACTGCATCAGAGACATTCTCCCGGGTGGCCCTGCTCCGGCTCACCCCGCATCTGCTGGATGCGGAGGTTGACGGCGAGCCCGTTCCCCGAAACAACAAAAGCGGGAGAATTGCCGATCCGGCCCTGACCATGCACGGCAGGGCCACCGCTGCAAACGAGATCTACCGGGCGATGTTTGCCTGGTCGGACGTTTCGCCCCTGAACCGGTGGAAAGGTGGCACTCTGGGTGCCGGATCTGCCCCGGGTGACTCCCGGATTGTAACGGTCAATCCGGTTTCCTCCCGGGCAAGGGAGATTTCTGAAATTCATGAGATCGGAAGGCCCTTTGTCCGGGATCACCGCACCGTGGCAGCACCCGGTCCGCAGGGAAAACCGGAATCCCGGAATGATCGGGGGTTCAGCCGGACATTCTGCATAACCTGTCCCTACCTTCCCCTGTTGCGGCTCTTAAAGGAGCGGGGAATGCAGGTGATCTGCGATGCCGGCTGCTCCGTTTTCAGCCTGAATCCTCCCTACGAGCTGGGTCTTGCGAGCTATGGCATGGGTGCAAGTATCGCCGTTGCAGCCCGGAGTACGCATGTAGCGCTGATCGGGGACTACGCCCTTCTTCACTCGGGCATCAACGCCCTTATCGATGTCTATGAAAAGAGGCGTCCTCTTCTCTGCATCGTGATGAAGAATCACTGCGCCGCCATGACCGGAGGCCAGACGGTCAGCGATCCTGTTCCCTATATTCGCTGGGCTGACCCGGTGGTCTGCCCGGCAGGAGATGAACACCGGCTCCGTGAGGTGATCCGGGCTCCGGATGCGCCGATGACCGTTGTCGTGGAAGCAGACTGCCCCAAAGGAGCACACCATGAAACCGTGGAATGTTGA
- a CDS encoding homocitrate synthase family protein: MKPWNVEICDVTLRDGEQTPGVSFSCEEKVDIARTLDRIGIEVIEAGFPAVSENEKKCVKTIAGLGLDSRICGFARAKKEDIATAIDCGVDMVSIFIPTSDLHVRVKFKKPRENVLEDALAMIDFARDQGVAVRFAAEDASRTDAAFLKEVYGKAADHGAVLLSFADTVGCLIPDEMRTIMTDLVSSVDRPFCAHCHNDMGCAVANTITAAQAGAFQLHTTVNGIGERSGNASLEEVLVILRTKGGIDRYDLSHLTALSRKVEKYSGIALPKNKPVTGELAFSHESGIHIAAILEDPATYEYFLPDMVGSERHFILGKHTGRKALEHVLSSLGENLSETQVCRVLDLVKEHSEQKCNITPEILRKLIRQAQREVSS, encoded by the coding sequence ATGAAACCGTGGAATGTTGAGATCTGTGACGTAACATTGAGAGACGGGGAGCAGACACCGGGCGTGTCGTTCTCCTGCGAAGAGAAAGTGGACATTGCCCGGACCCTGGATCGTATCGGGATAGAAGTGATCGAGGCCGGGTTCCCCGCCGTTTCCGAAAATGAAAAGAAGTGCGTAAAGACCATAGCCGGCCTTGGGCTGGATTCACGGATCTGCGGCTTTGCACGGGCAAAAAAAGAGGATATTGCAACGGCGATCGATTGCGGTGTGGACATGGTCTCCATCTTCATCCCGACATCGGATCTCCACGTCAGGGTGAAGTTCAAAAAGCCCCGGGAAAATGTGCTTGAGGATGCCCTGGCGATGATCGATTTCGCCCGGGATCAGGGGGTGGCCGTACGGTTTGCCGCTGAGGATGCATCACGGACCGATGCGGCTTTTCTCAAGGAGGTCTATGGAAAGGCGGCTGATCACGGGGCCGTCCTGCTCAGTTTTGCCGATACGGTGGGTTGCCTGATCCCGGACGAGATGCGCACGATTATGACCGATCTTGTCTCTTCGGTTGACCGGCCGTTCTGTGCCCACTGCCACAATGATATGGGCTGCGCCGTTGCAAACACGATCACGGCGGCACAGGCAGGGGCCTTCCAGCTTCATACCACGGTAAACGGTATCGGGGAACGTTCGGGCAATGCTTCTTTAGAAGAGGTCCTGGTTATCCTGCGGACCAAGGGAGGCATAGACCGGTACGATCTCTCACATCTCACTGCCCTCTCCCGAAAGGTGGAAAAGTATTCCGGGATTGCTCTCCCGAAAAACAAGCCGGTGACCGGGGAACTTGCCTTCTCCCATGAGAGTGGGATCCATATCGCCGCGATCTTAGAGGATCCTGCGACTTACGAGTACTTCCTCCCTGACATGGTAGGCAGCGAGCGGCACTTCATCCTTGGGAAACACACCGGAAGAAAAGCGCTTGAGCATGTGCTCTCATCTCTGGGTGAAAACCTTTCCGAGACCCAGGTCTGCCGGGTTCTCGACCTTGTCAAGGAACATTCAGAACAGAAATGCAATATCACGCCGGAGATTCTCCGGAAGCTGATCCGGCAGGCACAAAGGGAGGTTTCGTCATGA
- a CDS encoding aconitase/3-isopropylmalate dehydratase large subunit family protein codes for MSTLSERILGAAAGEYVDRKVDRAYAHDGTGVLALEAWKEMGRDRMGKETGYYIQFDHIAPANNGLTATLQHELRNFAKRSSMHFSDVGCGICHQLMAEGEVLPGEIAVGADSHTVMLGAFGAFATGVGATDMAAIWLTGETWFRVPESVGIHLTGNLTGAAEAKDLALAYVGKLGTDGATYQALEFIGEGVRHLSMDERFVLSNLSVEAGAKAGLFYADEVTLRYLKEHGLDTVSQEYESCSYCRELDFDLTDIVPLVSVPHRVDTVKPADAVAGVPLDQVFVGTCTNGRYSDLARFARLVKGKKVAVRTLVVPASAAILEKAIRTGVLADIVAAGCTIGTPGCGPCLGYHMGVLGEGEICLSTANRNFKNRMGVGAEIYLGSVATAAASALVGEIASPEVG; via the coding sequence ATGAGTACCTTGTCTGAACGGATTCTTGGTGCTGCCGCAGGTGAATATGTTGACCGGAAGGTTGACCGGGCCTATGCCCACGACGGAACCGGTGTCCTTGCCCTGGAAGCCTGGAAAGAGATGGGAAGAGACCGGATGGGAAAGGAGACCGGATATTATATCCAGTTCGATCATATCGCCCCGGCCAATAATGGCCTTACTGCAACCCTCCAGCATGAACTGCGAAATTTTGCAAAGCGCTCATCCATGCATTTCTCTGATGTCGGGTGCGGTATCTGCCACCAGCTGATGGCTGAAGGGGAGGTCCTGCCCGGCGAGATCGCGGTCGGGGCGGACTCGCACACCGTTATGCTGGGGGCATTCGGGGCGTTTGCGACCGGTGTGGGGGCAACCGACATGGCGGCAATCTGGCTGACCGGGGAGACCTGGTTTCGGGTCCCCGAATCTGTGGGTATCCACCTGACCGGGAATCTGACCGGTGCCGCTGAAGCAAAAGACCTTGCGCTTGCCTACGTGGGAAAACTCGGTACTGACGGCGCAACCTACCAGGCGCTGGAATTTATCGGTGAAGGGGTACGTCATCTCTCCATGGATGAACGGTTTGTCCTCTCGAATCTCTCGGTTGAGGCCGGGGCAAAGGCCGGGCTTTTTTATGCTGATGAGGTGACCCTCCGTTACCTCAAGGAGCACGGACTGGATACGGTAAGTCAGGAATATGAGTCATGTTCGTACTGCCGGGAGCTTGATTTTGATCTCACCGACATCGTACCGCTGGTATCCGTCCCGCACCGGGTGGACACCGTCAAACCCGCGGACGCCGTTGCCGGCGTGCCTCTTGACCAGGTCTTTGTCGGGACCTGCACGAACGGGCGGTACTCCGATCTTGCCCGGTTTGCCCGGCTTGTGAAGGGAAAGAAAGTGGCGGTCCGGACCCTTGTTGTCCCGGCATCGGCAGCAATCCTGGAAAAGGCAATCCGTACCGGGGTGCTTGCAGATATCGTTGCGGCAGGGTGCACCATTGGAACACCGGGATGCGGCCCCTGTCTTGGCTACCACATGGGCGTGCTTGGCGAAGGAGAGATCTGTCTCTCGACTGCCAACCGGAATTTCAAGAACCGCATGGGCGTAGGCGCTGAGATTTACCTGGGCTCTGTTGCTACTGCAGCGGCGAGCGCCCTTGTCGGGGAGATCGCGTCACCTGAGGTGGGATAA
- a CDS encoding LeuD/DmdB family oxidoreductase small subunit, producing MQGKGPAICLPGDIDTDLVIAGRYLRTKDKSVWATHVLEDLDPTLAPRLKGAVIVAGKNFGCGSSREQAAFALREAGVIAIIAPSFGRIFFRNAINIGLPLIESTLTCTEGTPVAFDLSAGWVDTEGKRHAIRPLSARMQEILEAGGLVEYWRAHQ from the coding sequence ATGCAGGGAAAAGGACCTGCCATATGCCTGCCGGGAGATATCGATACCGATCTCGTGATCGCCGGCCGGTACCTGCGGACCAAGGACAAGAGTGTATGGGCAACTCATGTACTCGAGGATCTCGACCCCACGCTTGCACCCCGGCTCAAGGGTGCAGTTATTGTTGCGGGTAAAAATTTCGGGTGCGGGTCCTCCCGGGAGCAGGCAGCCTTTGCCCTCAGGGAAGCCGGCGTCATCGCGATCATTGCCCCCTCATTTGGCCGTATCTTCTTCCGGAACGCAATTAACATCGGCCTTCCTCTCATCGAATCAACACTAACCTGCACAGAAGGGACACCGGTGGCATTTGATCTTTCTGCGGGATGGGTTGATACTGAGGGAAAAAGGCATGCGATCCGCCCGTTGTCCGCCCGTATGCAGGAGATCCTCGAGGCTGGTGGCCTTGTGGAGTACTGGAGGGCTCACCAGTGA
- a CDS encoding DUF7714 family protein: MIFPEHCKFVGVAAEKPCGDRVYVLSRYLLRETEGGYELLEVVLDPAQDRVMREIISSRVLATPAEIFSYPEKVQLNDRTRLVRLAQESGYRCTVFTGLEENMTFVLDPDLSGFLTLHVYDVLPPRPTLSASLKEMEALGLFGELSVIFDHHIRDITTVPADVYPCRAAGYTRTLDADPLRGGERVAGCLTAQQFCTECYGTDFTLENICPLEQIAEEPFIARCCRAEREGVGTWNGKFGAIVHWGASPAKIARSVQEVVSRWSAR; the protein is encoded by the coding sequence GTGATCTTTCCCGAACACTGTAAGTTTGTGGGGGTTGCCGCAGAAAAGCCCTGTGGAGACCGGGTCTATGTCCTGAGCCGGTATCTCCTGCGGGAGACTGAAGGCGGGTACGAACTCCTCGAAGTGGTCCTTGACCCGGCACAAGACCGCGTCATGCGGGAGATCATTTCGTCGCGGGTACTGGCAACACCTGCAGAGATCTTTTCTTACCCGGAAAAGGTGCAGCTCAACGACAGGACCCGGCTCGTGCGGCTTGCACAGGAAAGCGGGTATCGCTGCACGGTTTTTACCGGCCTTGAGGAGAATATGACCTTTGTTCTCGATCCCGATCTCTCGGGATTTCTCACCCTCCATGTCTATGATGTTCTCCCTCCCCGGCCAACGCTTTCGGCGAGCCTTAAGGAAATGGAGGCACTTGGTCTCTTTGGGGAACTATCAGTGATCTTCGATCACCATATCCGCGATATCACCACCGTGCCGGCGGATGTCTATCCCTGCCGGGCTGCCGGGTACACAAGGACACTGGATGCCGATCCTCTGCGGGGCGGCGAACGGGTGGCCGGGTGTCTTACGGCACAACAGTTCTGCACGGAATGTTATGGTACTGACTTTACGCTCGAAAACATCTGTCCTCTTGAGCAGATAGCAGAAGAACCCTTTATTGCCCGGTGCTGCCGGGCCGAGCGCGAAGGTGTGGGTACCTGGAACGGGAAGTTCGGGGCGATCGTACACTGGGGCGCGAGCCCTGCCAAGATCGCCCGCTCGGTACAGGAAGTGGTCAGCCGGTGGAGTGCCCGATGA
- a CDS encoding isocitrate/isopropylmalate dehydrogenase family protein, which produces MTRIAIVEGDGIGHEVIPVAHQALELLHPEYDYFPVDVGYGRWEQTGCPCADADIAALKTADAVLFGAVTTPPMRDYQSVVLRIRKALDLYANLRPVKSDGFDILIVRENTEGMYSGIEEIGPDRATTLRVVSRTGTERIVRAAIRCAGQRRGKLTIGHKANVLKSDVFFRDICIAEAQNAGVEYNDKYIDALGLDILQHPGAYDVVVTTNIFGDIISDVSSYLVGGLGLVPSANIGDRYALFEPVHGSAPDIAGKNIANPIAALRSAAMLLAHIGDQEGAERIESAIGTVISSGILTRDIGGSAGTWEFGEAVLKALGNCPVGR; this is translated from the coding sequence ATGACGCGGATCGCGATTGTTGAAGGTGACGGGATCGGCCATGAGGTGATCCCGGTAGCACATCAGGCGCTCGAACTGCTCCATCCCGAGTATGATTACTTCCCGGTGGATGTCGGGTACGGGCGCTGGGAGCAAACCGGCTGTCCCTGTGCCGATGCCGATATCGCGGCCTTGAAAACTGCCGATGCTGTTCTCTTTGGGGCCGTCACGACCCCTCCTATGAGGGATTATCAGAGCGTTGTCCTGCGGATCAGGAAGGCCCTCGACCTGTACGCAAACCTGCGGCCGGTGAAAAGCGACGGTTTTGATATCCTGATCGTACGTGAGAATACCGAGGGGATGTACTCGGGGATTGAGGAGATCGGCCCGGATCGGGCAACAACGCTGCGGGTGGTAAGCCGGACGGGTACCGAGAGGATTGTGCGGGCCGCGATCCGGTGCGCCGGGCAGCGCCGGGGGAAACTGACCATCGGGCACAAGGCGAACGTGCTCAAATCCGATGTCTTTTTCCGGGACATCTGTATAGCGGAGGCACAGAACGCCGGGGTTGAATATAATGACAAATATATCGACGCCCTTGGCCTTGACATCCTCCAGCATCCCGGCGCATACGATGTGGTTGTAACCACGAACATATTCGGCGACATCATCTCGGATGTCTCCTCGTACCTTGTCGGGGGACTGGGCCTGGTGCCGAGCGCCAATATCGGCGACCGGTATGCACTCTTTGAACCGGTGCATGGCAGCGCCCCGGATATTGCCGGTAAGAACATCGCAAACCCCATTGCGGCCTTACGGAGCGCGGCAATGCTTCTTGCCCACATCGGGGATCAGGAAGGTGCCGAGCGGATTGAATCCGCCATAGGTACCGTCATTTCTTCTGGTATCCTGACCCGGGATATCGGGGGATCGGCCGGGACATGGGAGTTTGGCGAAGCAGTCCTCAAAGCTCTGGGAAATTGCCCGGTTGGCCGCTGA
- a CDS encoding metal-dependent hydrolase: MRRGVHLAIGVLAFCLYAGLESQLYGMSPGLVFLGLCAVFTGSLMPDLLERPTSSRHRGFFHSKRALTGSAAVFCLAALLFLLPEIPYRTVIYALSAFTLGYLLHLCADSLTRRGLPA, translated from the coding sequence ATGAGAAGAGGCGTACATCTTGCAATCGGAGTCCTGGCATTCTGTCTCTATGCCGGGCTGGAAAGCCAGCTGTACGGGATGTCCCCGGGGCTGGTGTTCCTTGGGTTATGTGCTGTTTTCACCGGTTCGCTGATGCCAGACCTGCTGGAGAGACCCACAAGTTCGCGGCACCGGGGATTCTTCCACAGCAAACGGGCATTAACAGGGTCGGCAGCGGTGTTCTGCCTTGCCGCACTGCTGTTTTTACTGCCGGAGATTCCGTACCGGACCGTAATCTATGCCCTATCCGCGTTTACCCTTGGGTACCTGCTCCATCTCTGTGCAGATTCACTGACCAGACGGGGACTTCCGGCATGA
- a CDS encoding YkgJ family cysteine cluster protein: MAFRCQQCGECCSYMGEIIGIEERIDPVRFRIRFSVTGEERRVTLDPDKADLFCTQDIMAIRPMACPFLRFHKPHEACCTVHGTRPDLCRQYDCFRVLILDREGVPCGKVPDRSRVLSTQDAGLHGIWRQEVAGVDIPSESAWEAHVEEVFSRAGYRVVR, from the coding sequence ATGGCATTCCGGTGTCAGCAGTGCGGCGAATGCTGCAGTTACATGGGAGAGATCATCGGGATCGAAGAGCGGATCGATCCGGTGAGGTTCCGGATCCGGTTCTCCGTCACCGGTGAGGAACGGAGGGTTACCCTTGACCCGGATAAGGCAGATCTCTTCTGCACGCAGGATATCATGGCAATCCGCCCGATGGCCTGCCCGTTCCTCAGGTTCCACAAACCGCACGAGGCCTGCTGCACGGTTCATGGAACCCGCCCCGATCTCTGCCGCCAGTATGACTGTTTCCGTGTTCTTATTCTCGACAGGGAGGGCGTCCCCTGCGGAAAGGTTCCGGACCGGTCACGCGTTCTCTCCACACAGGATGCCGGCCTCCACGGGATCTGGAGGCAGGAAGTGGCAGGCGTGGATATCCCAAGTGAGTCTGCATGGGAAGCACACGTAGAAGAAGTATTTTCCCGTGCAGGATACCGTGTGGTACGGTAG
- a CDS encoding DUF2179 domain-containing protein, whose translation MDIGTFWSVAAIPLLILVARIAEASLESVRTIYISKGHANLAAYVGIVKTGIWLISTGLVLTDLMQFWNLFAYLAGYGMGTVLGMEIENLISIGYVIVRLITPSDPQALMSRLSTLGYGMTRIEGTGSFSGSVSIIFMIVPRKELSRLLSIISREYPDLLYTIEDVRNIKDGARIFYQDPKRRILSFFGM comes from the coding sequence ATGGATATTGGTACCTTTTGGTCAGTAGCCGCGATACCCCTCCTCATCCTTGTAGCCCGGATCGCCGAGGCAAGCCTTGAATCAGTCAGGACAATCTACATCAGCAAAGGCCATGCGAACCTCGCAGCATATGTCGGCATCGTTAAGACGGGGATCTGGCTGATCTCCACCGGCCTTGTGCTCACCGACCTGATGCAGTTCTGGAACCTTTTTGCGTACCTTGCCGGCTACGGCATGGGGACGGTGCTGGGTATGGAAATCGAGAACCTTATCTCGATCGGGTACGTGATTGTCCGACTCATTACCCCCTCCGATCCGCAGGCGCTCATGTCCCGCCTCTCCACGCTGGGGTATGGCATGACCCGGATCGAGGGCACCGGCAGTTTTTCCGGTTCGGTCAGCATCATCTTTATGATCGTACCGAGAAAGGAGCTCTCCCGCCTGCTCTCTATTATATCCCGGGAATACCCGGACCTCCTCTATACTATCGAGGATGTGCGGAATATCAAGGACGGGGCACGGATCTTTTACCAGGACCCCAAACGCCGGATCCTCAGTTTCTTTGGGATGTAA